The proteins below come from a single Torulaspora delbrueckii CBS 1146 chromosome 5, complete genome genomic window:
- the GIT1 gene encoding Git1p (similar to Saccharomyces cerevisiae GIT1 (YCR098C)): protein MSSIIDRKPIQYDAEVRRQRVNDPKKKQMIHIIAIVASGFALISDGYQNNAMSMLNKLFPQLYGSAEYSSEISTRVSNASLVGTIIGQVGMGIGCDYMGRKWSILTGTVLLVVGSLLCAASHGNTVSGMFWMLTVMRGMVGVGVGSEYPSASVSANEASNEYSEKRRGGLMVLVTNLPLSLGGPFASIVFLIVYSICGKHHLEAIWRTMFALGCFWPLSIFYFRWKMATNELYKKGRFQSKIPLWLIIKFNWKPILGTCGAWFMFDFVTFPNGIFSGTIIASVIGGTKDLKKICEWNLLLGIIAIPGVFVGAWLCDRIGRKYTLIFGFTGYIIFGLIIGCAYEQLSNITPLFIVFYGLMNSMGNAGPGDMMGVTSSESFPTAVRGTLYGLSAAIGKVGAVAGTQSFQPIRDKIGPRYTFIIAAVCGLVGILFAWLFIPHSRENDLMELDIKFYNYLIENGWQGKMGFDEDQQSSTVMYVEEDSDDSQSKRNPENDKKDGFVTTVDPRRLKFVYSSLIIEL, encoded by the coding sequence ATGTCATCCATTATAGACAGGAAACCTATCCAGTATGATGCTGAAGTAAGAAGACAGCGTGTTAATGATCCAAAAAAGAAGCAAATGATCCATATCATTGCGATTGTTGCTTCTGGTTTCGCTTTGATCTCCGATGGTTATCAAAATAATGCGATGTCTatgttgaacaaattgtTTCCTCAGCTGTATGGGTCTGCAGAGTACAGTTCTGAAATCTCTACTAGAGTTTCGAATGCATCGTTGGTTGGTACTATTATCGGTCAAGTAGGTATGGGCATTGGTTGTGACTATATGGGAAGAAAATGGTCCATCCTCACGGGTACTGTCTTGTTGGTAGTTGGTAGTTTGTTATGCGCAGCTTCTCATGGTAACACCGTCTCTGGTATGTTCTGGATGCTTACTGTGATGAGAGGTATGGTTGGTGTAGGTGTTGGTAGTGAATACCCATCTGCATCTGTGAGTGCTAACGAAGCTTCAAATGAGTACAGTGAAAAGCGTAGAGGTGGTTTGATGGTCCTGGTGACTAACTTACCTCTATCCTTGGGTGGTCCATTTGCTTCTATCGTTTTCTTGATCGTTTACTCTATCTGCGGCAAGCACCATTTGGAAGCTATCTGGAGAACCATGTTTGCCCTAGGTTGTTTCTGGCCATTGTCAATCTTCTATTTCCGTTGGAAGATGGCCACTAACGAACTCTACAAGAAGGGCAGGTTTCAGTCCAAGATCCCATTGTGGTTGATTATTAAATTCAACTGGAAACCTATCTTGGGAACTTGCGGTGCTTGGTTTATGTTTGATTTCGTTACTTTCCCTAATGGTATTTTCAGTGGTACCATTATCGCATCTGTCATCGGTGGTaccaaggatttgaaaaagatttgTGAATGGAATTTGTTGCTGGGCATCATCGCCATTCCAGGTGTCTTCGTTGGTGCTTGGTTATGTGACCGAATTGGTCGTAAATACACTTTGATCTTTGGGTTCACTGGTTACATTATCTTTGGTTTGATCATCGGTTGTGCATACGAACAATTATCGAATATTACTCCATTGTTCATCGTCTTTTATGGTCTGATGAATTCTATGGGTAATGCTGGTCCTGGTGATATGATGGGTGTGACTTCCAGTGAATCATTTCCAACCGCTGTTAGAGGAACTTTGTACGGTTTAAGTGCTGCTATTGGTAAAGTCGGCGCTGTCGCTGGTACTCAATCTTTCCAACCTATAAGAGATAAAATTGGTCCTCGTTACACATTTATCATTGCAGCTGTTTGTGGTCTTGTCGGTATTTTATTTGCATGGCTCTTTATCCCACATAGCCGTGAAAATGACTTGATGGAACTCGATATTAAGTTCTACAACTACTTGATTGAGAATGGCTGGCAAGGTAAAATGGGtttcgatgaagatcaacAAAGTAGCACTGTCATGtatgttgaagaagacagtGACGattctcaatcaaagagaaacCCAGAGAACGACAAGAAAGATGGATTTGTCACTACGGTTGACCCCCGTcgtttgaaatttgtaTATAGTTCTTTAATTATAGAGCTTTAA
- the YIP1 gene encoding transporter YIP1 (similar to Saccharomyces cerevisiae YIP1 (YGR172C); ancestral locus Anc_5.177) — translation MSFYNNQGSFNGGFYQPSSQFSFPQGSMSFQNNTTHTGAGNDTMGVSPDPLPTGIINALSTKGYPHEPPLLEEIGINFDHIITKTKIAFNPVNSKSALSEEILHDSDLAGPLIFFLLFGLFLLLAGKVHFGYIYGVALFGTVSLHELSKFMGNNESSSPAKLRFFNTASILGYCFLPLCFLSLIGVFISLETKIGYFLGALFVAWSTLSSSAFLDSLLQLHGARALIAYPLMIYYSVFALMAIFV, via the coding sequence ATGTCGTTTTATAACAATCAAGGTTCCTTCAATGGAGGCTTTTACCAACCTTCGAGCCAATTCTCATTCCCTCAGGGTTCTATGTCGTTCCAAAACAATACGACCCACACAGGAGCTGGGAATGACACTATGGGAGTCTCACCCGATCCTCTACCCACTGGAATAATCAATGCTCTATCGACGAAAGGGTACCCACATGAACCTCctcttttggaagagataGGAATCAATTTCGATCATATTATTACCAAGACAAAGATCGCGTTCAATCCTGTAAATAGTAAGAGCGCCCTCTCAGAGGAGATTCTTCATGACTCCGACTTGGCTGGTCcattgattttcttcttactATTCGGTCTTTTCCTTCTACTCGCTGGTAAAGTTCATTTTGGTTACATCTACGGAGTGGCCCTGTTCGGAACAGTCTCGCTACATGAGCTGTCTAAATTTATGGGAAATAACGAGTCATCATCACCAGCTAAGCTacgtttcttcaatactGCATCCATTCTCGGTTATTGTTTCCTACCCCTATGCTTTCTATCACTAATTGGAGTGTTTATTTCTCTGGAGACCAAAATAGGGTACTTCCTGGGCGCTTTATTTGTGGCTTGGAGTACtctctcatcttctgcATTCCTAGACTCGTTGCTGCAATTGCATGGGGCAAGAGCGCTTATCGCATATCCACTCATGATTTATTACAGTGTCTTTGCCCTTATGGCGATCTTCGTTTAA
- the MSM1 gene encoding methionine--tRNA ligase MSM1 (similar to Saccharomyces cerevisiae MSM1 (YGR171C); ancestral locus Anc_5.176): protein MISRVWSRRWLSKVSHVTTPIFYPNAKPHLGHLYSSLLCDVFHRWQVLEGKESLFTTGTDEHGLKIQIASEKNGFASPREFVDKLYNDFIELDRVSNVKFTRFIRTTDPDHVANVAKLWRLCYERGFIYQGEHKGWYSVSDETFYPESKVVKSPTDNNKYINTESNNEVVYHAENNYFFKLSAFKERLIKYIRDNPSFIYPATKRDQVLRELEGESNLQDLSVSRPSSRLKWGIEVPGDPSQRIYVWFDALCNYVTSIGGIDSLVTGETPQTNLKYLGNHPKVSSRQWWQNTTHVIGKDIIRFHTIYWPAFLMAADLPLPRNVVVHSHWLSKGVKMSKSLGNVVDPLLMIDYYGADAMRWFLLENSQLEDDGDFQENKLHNTRELLVSKWGNLVNRCCGAKFNLHRAVSIFASNDSLISAFEDEPALKKAAEQLLNELAAVPSSMNDQISTFQTRLALRNVWSIIDQSNTFMQEAKPWAKSGTQQDAVIYLCMEASRILSILCQPIIPTLATRLLNRIDVSPERRTLAYAKVGADDFYGHHANDKGRELPLQRKVQRES from the coding sequence ATGATCTCGAGGGTTTGGAGCCGTCGATGGCTCTCGAAGGTATCCCACGTTACTACGCCTATCTTTTATCCCAATGCGAAGCCGCATTTGGGTCACCTTTACTCGAGTTTACTGTGCGATGTGTTCCACCGATGGCAAGTACTAGAGGGAAAAGAGTCGTTATTCACCACGGGGACCGATGAGCATGGGTTAAAGATTCAAATTgcaagtgaaaaaaatgggTTTGCGAGTCCCAGGGAGTTTGTTGATAAACTATACAATGACTTTATCGAGTTGGATCGGGTATCCAATGTGAAATTTACTCGATTTATAAGGACTACAGACCCAGATCATGTAGCTAATGTGGCCAAATTGTGGAGATTGTGTTACGAGCGTGGATTTATCTATCAAGGTGAACATAAGGGATGGTATTCTGTGTCTGACGAGACTTTTTATCCAGAATCTAAAGTTGTTAAAAGCCCCACGGATAATAATAAATATATCAACACAGAGTCAAATAATGAAGTGGTTTATCATGCAGAGAATAActattttttcaagttgtCAGCATTTaaggaaagattgattAAGTACATTCGGGATAATCCGTCCTTCATCTACCCAGCTACCAAGAGAGACCAGGTTTTGAGAGAGCTGGAAGGCGAATCGAACTTGCAGGATCTGTCGGTTTCGAGACCTTCTTCCCGTTTGAAATGGGGGATAGAGGTTCCTGGAGATCCATCTCAGAGAATCTATGTGTGGTTTGACGCGCTCTGCAATTATGTCACCTCTATAGGAGGCATAGATTCTCTGGTGACTGGTGAAACTCCACAAACCAATCTAAAATATCTAGgaaatcatccaaaagtCTCTTCGAGACAATGGTGGCAGAACACGACCCATGTGATAGGTAAAGATATTATCCGATTCCATACAATTTATTGGCCAGCATTCTTGATGGCCGCTGATTTGCCCCTGCCAAGAAATGTGGTCGTTCATAGCCATTGGCTGTCCAAAGGGGTCAAGATGTCAAAGAGTCTTGGGAATGTAGTTGACCCTCTACTGATGATAGATTATTACGGTGCtgatgcgatgagatggtTTCTGCTAGAGAATTCACAGCTCGAGGACGACGGTGATTTCCAGGAAAATAAATTGCATAACACCAGGGAATTGCTGGTATCGAAATGGGGGAATTTGGTGAACAGATGCTGTGGTGCCAAGTTTAATCTGCACAGAGCAGTTAGCATATTTGCGTCCAACGACTCTCTTATATCggcttttgaagatgaacctGCTCTTAAGAAAGCGGCAGAGCAGCTTCTCAATGAGCTTGCTGCGGTTCCAAGCAGTATGAACGATCAGATAAGCACTTTTCAAACGAGGTTGGCATTGAGAAACGTTTGGTCAATAATTGACCAATCTAATACTTTCATGCAAGAAGCCAAACCTTGGGCGAAGAGTGGCACTCAACAGGATGCCGTCATCTATTTATGTATGGAGGCTTCAAGGATCCTTTCTATCCTATGTCAGCCAATAATCCCTACACTTGCCACTAGACTGCTGAATCGTATCGACGTCTCAccagaaagaagaacacTAGCATACGCCAAAGTCGGCGCAGATGATTTCTACGGACATCACGCAAATGATAAAGGTAGAGAGTTGCCGCTGCAGAGAAAAGTCCAGAGAGAAAGCTag
- the RBG2 gene encoding Rbg2p (similar to Saccharomyces cerevisiae RBG2 (YGR173W); ancestral locus Anc_5.178): MGVVDKIRAIEEEMARTQKNKATEYHLGLLKGKLARYRQQLLADEAGSSSGGGTGFEVAKSGDARAVLIGYPSVGKSSLLGKITTTKSEIAHYAFTTLTSVPGVLKYQGAEIQIVDLPGIIYGASQGKGRGRQVVSTARTADLIIMILDATKSEHQRESLEKELEAVGIRLNKEKPNIYYKKKETGGIKITFTSPARSNLTEDAIKLLLKDYKVHNAEVLVRDERCTMDDFIDVLNEQHCNYIKCLYVYNKIDAVSLEEVDRLAREPNTVVMSCEMDLGLDDVVEEIWYQLNLNRVFTKKRGIKPDFSDPLVVRSNSTIGDLCHSIHRDFKDKFKYALVWGSSAKHSPQKCGLNHKIDDEDVVSLFTK, from the coding sequence ATGGGTGTTGTTGACAAAATTCGTGCTatcgaagaagagatgGCACGTACGCAAAAGAATAAAGCTACAGAGTACCATCTGGGTCTATTGAAAGGTAAACTGGCACGTTATAGACAACAATTGCTAGCTGATGAAGCAGGTTCTAGTAGCGGTGGCGGTACTGGATTTGAAGTGGCCAAGTCTGGGGATGCAAGAGCCGTTCTGATCGGTTATCCATCTGTTGGTAAGTCATCTTTACTGGGTAAGATCACAACGACAAAATCAGAAATCGCACACTATGCGTTCACTACACTTACTTCTGTGCCTGGTGTGTTGAAATACCAGGGGGCAGAGATTCAAATCGTGGATTTGCCAGGTATTATCTATGGCGCTTCACAAGGTAAAGGTCGTGGTAGACAAGTTGTTTCAACAGCCAGAACTGCTGATCTAATCATTATGATTTTGGACGCAACGAAGAGTGAACACCAGAGAGAATCGTTGGAAAAAGAACTGGAAGCAGTTGGGATCagattgaacaaggaaaagCCTAATATCtattacaagaagaaagaaaccGGTGGTATTAAGATCACATTCACTTCCCCAGCGAGGAGCAATCTAACCGAGGATGCCATCAAGTTGCTCTTGAAAGATTACAAGGTTCACAACGCCGAAGTGCTCGTGCGGGATGAACGATGTACCATGGATGATTTCATAGACGTGTTGAACGAACAACACTGCAACTATATCAAATGTCTCTACGTTTACAATAAGATCGACGCTGTGTCGCTGGAGGAAGTTGACCGATTGGCCCGGGAACCAAACACTGTGGTGATGTCATGTGAGATGGATCTTGGTCTCGATGATGTGGTGGAAGAGATTTGGTATCAACTGAACCTAAATCGTGTCTTTACGAAAAAGCGTGGTATCAAACCTGATTTCAGTGATCCTTTGGTTGTGAGAAGTAACTCTACGATTGGTGATCTGTGTCATAGTATCCATCGTGATTTCAAGGACAAATTCAAGTACGCATTAGTGTGGGGTTCATCTGCCAAACATTCTCCGCAGAAGTGCGGATTAAACCATAAGAtagacgatgaagatgtagTTTCACTATTTACAAAGTAA
- the RNR4 gene encoding ribonucleotide-diphosphate reductase subunit RNR4 (similar to Saccharomyces cerevisiae RNR4 (YGR180C) and RNR2 (YJL026W); ancestral locus Anc_5.179) — MVKETPSKVAASALSDLELKDARNLGSSLETVSESKADDDSLQLRLSNAAKEHSNFLKSHQVHRHKLKEMEKDEPLLVENKRRFVLFPIKYHEIWQAYKRAEASFWTAEEIDLSKDIHDWNNRMNENERFFISRVLAFFAASDGIVNENLVENFSAEVQIPEAKCFYGFQIMMENIHSETYSLLIDTYIKDPKESDFLFNAIENIPQIKEKAEWAIRWIQDSESIFAERLVAFAAIEGYFFSGSFAAIFWLKKKGLMPGLTFSNELICRDEGLHTDFACLLFAHLKNKPDPSIIEKIITEAVEIEKRYFIDALPVSLLGMNADLMNQYVEFVADRLLVAFGNKKFFNVTNPFDFMENISLAGKTNFFEKRVSDYQKAGVMAKSSKEESETGAFTFDEDF, encoded by the coding sequence ATGGTCAAGGAAACACCTTCGAAAGTGGCTGCTTCTGCTTTGTCCGATctagaattgaaggatgcCAGGAATTTGGGTTCTTCCCTGGAGACAGTTTCTGAATCTAAGGCggatgatgattctttgcaattgagaCTCTCGAACGCTGCTAAAGAGCACAgtaactttttgaaatcacaCCAGGTTCACCGTCataaattgaaagaaatggAGAAGGATGAACCTCTACTAGTGGAGAACAAACGTAGATTTGTTCTATTCCCAATCAAATACCATGAGATTTGGCAAGCGTATAAGAGAGCAGAGGCTTCGTTCTGGACGGCCGAAGAGATTGATCTATCGAAGGATATTCATGATTGGAATAACCGTATGAATGAGAACgaaagatttttcatctcCCGTGTCTTGGCCTTCTTTGCTGCCTCTGATGGTATAGTAAATGAGAATTTAGTTGAGAATTTCAGTGCAGAAGTGCAAATTCCAGAAGCTAAATGTTTCTATGGTTTCCAAATCATGATGGAAAACATTCACTCAGAGACCTATTCCCTGTTAATTGATACTTATATCAAGGATCCAAAGGAAAGCGATTTCTTATTCAATGCGATTGAAAACATTCCTCAGATTAAAGAGAAGGCCGAATGGGCTATCAGATGGATTCAGGACAGTGAATCTATCTTCGCAGAGAGATTGGTTGCTTTCGCTGCCATTGAAGGTTATTTCTTTTCAGGTTCCTTTGCTGCTATCTtctggttgaagaagaaaggtCTAATGCCAGGTCTAACGTTTTCTAACGAATTGATCTGCAGAGATGAAGGTTTACATACCGATTTTGCATGTCTACTATTTGctcatttgaagaataagCCAGATCCTTCCATTATCGAAAAGATTATTACTGAAGCCGTCGAGATCGAAAAGAGGTACTTCATCGATGCTCTACCCGTTTCTTTATTGGGTATGAACGCCGACCTGATGAACCAGTACGTTGAGTTCGTCGCTGATAGACTACTGGTCGCTTTCGGgaacaagaaatttttcaacgtGACTAACCCATTTGATTTCATGGAGAACATCTCGCTGGCTGGTaagaccaattttttcgaaAAGAGAGTCTCTGACTACCAGAAGGCTGGTGTCATGGCTAAGTCTTCCAAGGAAGAATCCGAAACAGGGGCCTTCacatttgatgaagatttttAG
- the POL31 gene encoding DNA-directed DNA polymerase delta subunit POL31 (similar to Saccharomyces cerevisiae POL31 (YJR006W); ancestral locus Anc_5.175): MFSAERPDDAEATKRVTLRENLDQDNAFELTAKDRSYDKQYFLMYKRRLEILKERTLKECQRRWDDHFTLNGKHVEMRKKVLDIQGNEPVWVIGSVYCEMKYKPNILEEVINDVYGAPDLTKSYTDPEGSDEIMLEDESGRVLLVGENIRATPFVTGAVIGVLGMEADAGTFQVLDICYPAALPQKSLRLSVPNGSKKKKIAFVSGLGINTTSPGNLLKLQLLQEYLMGRLGPVDEASQIGKLIICGDSLSFTFDEGSSGELVNCLETFGDFLSNVLQSIPVALMPGASDPTNKSLPQEPFHKALFQKSLKDHFEEINRNILDLVTNPYRFHIEGLEILALAGQSINDLCKYVIPAQGSSQDQDTLEHRLDLMECTMKWQNIIPTAPDTLWSYPYSDASPFVLDEWPHVYVVGNQPSYGSRDLEMHGKKVRLISVPKYSLSGNVVLFDPATFETEIINIEV, encoded by the coding sequence ATGTTTAGTGCTGAACGACCAGATGATGCTGAAGCTACCAAAAGAGTGACTCTTCGAGAGaatcttgatcaagataATGCCTTTGAGCTAACAGCAAAGGATAGGAGCTATGATAAACAATATTTTCTGATGTATAAACGCCGTTTGGAAATTCTGAAAGAACGTACCCTGAAAGAATGTCAAAGGCGATGGGATGACCACTTCACGTTGAATGGTAAGCATGTTgagatgaggaagaaagtaCTGGATATCCAGGGAAATGAACCAGTTTGGGTGATTGGTAGCGTGTATTGCGAAATGAAATATAAACCGAATATTCTCGAAGAAGTGATAAATGATGTCTATGGTGCTCCAGATCTTACCAAGAGTTATACTGATCCTGAAGGTAGTGATGAAATCATGctggaagatgaaagtggtCGTGTTTTACTTGTGGGTGAGAATATTAGGGCGACGCCATTTGTTACTGGCGCAGTTATTGGTGTGCTAGGTATGGAGGCAGACGCAGGAACTTTCCAGGTACTTGATATCTGCTACCCAGCAGCATTACCACAGAAGTCATTGAGGTTAAGCGTACCGAATGGTAgtaagaaaaagaagattgcGTTTGTATCGGGACTTGGTATCAACACAACGTCTCCAGGCAACCTGTTAAAGCTACAATTGTTACAGGAATATTTAATGGGTCGTTTGGGCCCGGTTGATGAAGCCTCTCAGATTGGTAAACTTATAATTTGCGGCGATTCACTATCCTTCACGTTTGATGAGGGATCGAGCGGCGAACTGGTCAATTGCTTGGAAACTTTCGGTGATTTTCTCAGTAACGTCCTCCAGTCAATTCCAGTGGCTTTGATGCCTGGAGCCAGCGATCCCACTAATAAATCTCTACCACAAGAACCTTTCCATAAAGCGTTATTCCAAAAATCGCTGAAAGACCAtttcgaagagatcaatcGCAACATCCTCGATTTAGTCACTAACCCTTACAGATTTCATATTGAGGGACTGGAGATCTTAGCTTTAGCAGGTCAAAGTATTAACGATCTCTGCAAATACGTCATCCCCGCACAAGGTAGTTCACAAGATCAGGATACGCTAGAACATAGACTGGATTTGATGGAATGTACGATGAAGTGGCAAAATATCATACCCACTGCACCTGACACTTTATGGTCATATCCTTACTCAGATGCTAGTCCATTCGTGTTGGATGAATGGCCTCACGTTTACGTGGTAGGAAACCAGCCTTCCTACGGCTCCAGAGACCTCGAAATGCATGGAAAGAAAGTCAGACTAATATCAGTCCCCAAATATAGCTTAAGTGGTAATGTGGTATTGTTTGATCCGGCTACTTTCGAGACCGAGATTATCAATATCGAAGTATGA